The following are from one region of the Granulimonas faecalis genome:
- a CDS encoding PIN domain-containing protein, giving the protein MTETKVMLDTNILIDAVVSSRPEHHAAIDLFSLCVDRRVRGCVLASSLKDFYYICRRYIPEPDPRGAAIRVFLEILDVVPLDRDACELALDLPEPDLEDAMVLAAARLSDVDIICSRDRRAFGEGGIPSMTAAQVLSAMGC; this is encoded by the coding sequence GTGACCGAGACTAAGGTGATGCTCGACACGAACATCCTGATCGACGCCGTGGTGAGCAGTCGTCCCGAACACCATGCGGCGATAGACCTCTTCAGCCTCTGCGTCGACCGTCGCGTCCGAGGATGTGTCCTGGCCTCGAGCCTGAAGGACTTCTACTACATTTGCCGTCGCTATATTCCAGAGCCGGACCCGCGGGGCGCGGCCATACGGGTCTTCCTAGAGATCCTCGACGTCGTCCCCTTGGACAGGGACGCCTGCGAGCTGGCCCTCGACCTTCCGGAGCCGGACCTGGAGGACGCTATGGTGCTCGCGGCGGCCCGATTGAGCGACGTGGACATCATCTGCTCCCGCGACCGCAGGGCCTTCGGGGAGGGGGGCATCCCGTCCATGACCGCGGCGCAGGTCCTTTCCGCGATGGGGTGTTGA